atatctctgtTTTAATACAGAAAtactaaaagaaaagaaaaacaaaaaaaaagaaaaaaagatatgatcCAAAGGATGTTCGAACACTAAAtgtttcgtataaaaaatagagcgagtcaaaagtttctaattGACTTTTGAAAACACTTAGGTAAAtactttcgctttttcttattttttattttcgactactccgtatataatttatttttctttgcgaCATAACAATgtttgaaaatgaataataaaatatgatctctctatatctctctctctctttctctggctGTCTCTCTCGATCAAGAGTTGCTCGCATAGAAATCGAATAATAGTATCTATTTCTAGAGCTTTAAGGTCCTATACTCGTCCCGATTCGATCGACTAATTCGATACCCATCCAAGTAATGCACAGAGCCATATATATTTACCGAATGACCCACTTAACGGTATGATCGATTCCCAACGGTTGCCCTGATTTGAACTTGaacctttgaaaaaaaaaagaaaagaaaagaaaagaaaaaaacctagaaaaaaaatttccaagcACGTACATTATTGAACGATGACacttaatgaaaaatcatcgaATGATAAACAacaatacataataaaatataaattctttttgtcACCAAGTATTATTCGATCATGTTACcattgaataatattaattcattctATTGTTTACCAATCCTATCGAACAAGACAATAGTTATCTTTTTTAGAAGagattttattctcttattcAACTAACTTCTCAATCTAACTTCAAACAAATAGATCGTTACCATGTAAAGCGTGTTGAGGATTGTCAATAATTCTAATTTGACGATCAGGTAACAATGGTTCTCCATCGGTTCCACCTATATCGATTGGTAATTGCCAGCATGCGTTGTCCTGTTCCGCcaaatttcttggaaaataaaGTGGGAgaattatttcgtatataccGAGGTCACAGGGTTCTAGGACGAGGATTATACACGTCAGAGAGTCTGAGTATTGCTCCAGAAACCTTCTTATCGTTCctacaatgaaatataatttatatatatatatatgtatatgtatacgtatgtatatataattaatgaatcaaTTAAAACTATTAGTAAAGAATTTACTAatcttttatgattattataattataataattattattattattatgattgtaTTTTAGAGATATTCACATACTAAGTGCTATATGTGCTCCTGCATCAGGTGGATAATTTCTTCTCACTGAGTTGATCACTGGCAAAGCGATGCTACGTAGTCCAAGCTCTCTGGATTTTTGTAATACGTTTctgtaaatagaaaaaaaaagaaaaagaaaaaaaataatattgataaatgttgataaatatttgaacgttgttcatattcgataaattataatcaattaagCTCGGTAATTAtgcatttctattttatttggtcagtatttttattaattaatgataaatactTTGTACGATAAATAGTCattacatatagatatttcggttagtataaataattgtttcagAGATTCGTTTTGGTCGTCTCATTTGTATTAcgtattgataaattattataaatactaacCATTTAAATGTTTAAAGATATTGACCCAAAAATAGTAATCATAATTATGAAAGTGATCGATAGTCggatatttttcctttcgaggtagatatttcgattaaaattattgaataattatttttccataatggacaaacaaatataaaagaaaaggaagtatatttatttctgaaaaaaaaaagagaaaaaaataataattcttttatgtaattaaaatttttttttaatatctctaatGACTTGTACTACTTTCATAATCACCGTTTAAATTGATAAtagattgattttttttttatattaatacatacatgaTATATCGTACCTGTAACAACAATGCAACGTGTTCTGAGCTGCTGTTTGATATTTGATATTGTAAAATGGGCCAACAGTATGAATGATAAACCGTGCGGGTAAGCCATGTCCTTGAGTCACTCGGACTTCACCGGTTTTACATTctgtaaaaaattgttattatagaTTTAAGGATATCTAAAGTATCCGATTGGTCGGAcgttatatatcgattaacaataatcgtttaatattatataaaatgctAGCCTTTAATATTGCTTGCTCCTCTAACTGTCAATCTAACTAACATTTaccgataataatttatttattattaacattttttctttttttttttgtgtaacatatttatatcttattattgattttaatcaatttaataattcacttattaaatatgtaataatgttctttttctttataccgTTTTTCCAATgtgtcaaatatatatatatatatatatatatatatatatatattctcttttttaatttttgtaaccattaaataaatgatttatttgagaaaatgattaatatataaatatttaaaatttcaatagaaataatatgatTTGTTTACTGAAATAACGTGTCTGTTTTgcttttctgttttgtttcaaattttataaacgattttatatattattaatacaattttttataaaattgtttttacgttgaaatgaaatgaaatgaaatgaaatgaaatgaaatgaaacgaaatgcGTTATCGAACTAGACGCACACCTTTTACTTCGTTATAAATTTCCATCTTAAGTGCTGACCCTGCACGATCGAATATTCTTTGGCACATGATGCTATTTTCGTCCATTGTCTCGTTTGTGGAGTTTACCACGGCGTCCACTTGTAAAATGGATATATCGCCAGtcctgaaaaagaaatataaaaaaatgtaatactctatatatacacacatacatatctatatataaaacgataatttTCAATAGTAATACTTCTATACCAAGTTTAATTATTTCGCTAAAAAGAATTTagatagaattatttaaaatagtattattgaaataagataatatcttattttaaaccattattttttttcttatcatctaATTACCACACactaatcatttttatctatcattattataatatattaatagatagattaaaagataataattttcttctccaaAATTAATCATAGATCAAATACTATACCTTAAagataaatcatttaattttaataatctaattatatcatacataaatataatatacgtaaataGTATGTATgcctattaattttttataataatatttatttactgaatgaaatcatattaatttagatgtaatataattgttgaaataaaataataatcataccATAATGCAATTTTGTTGTTAAGTGCAGGTTGACAGGGAAATGGACTAATGGTGTGATGACTCGGTTCATCGATAGAATTCGAATAGTCCGTGAATCGATGTTGAACAGGAAAATCGGTCCATTTTTTTAGTGCACTTATGTCGACGACATCCGGGGCGATACGCAACGGTTCCATCAGCCTCATTCAGCTGAAAGCAATACGATTACGTTACTCCTATTGGGATACATGTAACAATACTCCTTTTATTCCTACTGTGTGCGTTTATTggaataatcaaataa
The nucleotide sequence above comes from Vespula vulgaris chromosome 16, iyVesVulg1.1, whole genome shotgun sequence. Encoded proteins:
- the LOC127069608 gene encoding protein GDAP2 homolog isoform X1 encodes the protein MRLMEPLRIAPDVVDISALKKWTDFPVQHRFTDYSNSIDEPSHHTISPFPCQPALNNKIALWTGDISILQVDAVVNSTNETMDENSIMCQRIFDRAGSALKMEIYNEVKECKTGEVRVTQGHGLPARFIIHTVGPFYNIKYQTAAQNTLHCCYRNVLQKSRELGLRSIALPVINSVRRNYPPDAGAHIALRTIRRFLEQYSDSLTCIILVLEPCDLGIYEIILPLYFPRNLAEQDNACWQLPIDIGGTDGEPLLPDRQIRIIDNPQHALHGSSSNQGNRWESIIPLSGSFDDEETVELSTQLETSVNIGEHAFAQMQGDLDRQRLLGERSVTDPLADIMIKQMQQKERYERLLRRAKTEDLTEVSGIGCLYQSGVDRQGRPVVVFVGKWFPATKINLDKALLYVIQLLDPIVKGDYVIAYFHTLTTSSNYPSLQWLREVYNVLPYKYKKNLKQFYIIHPTFWTKMMTWWFTTFMAPAIKQKVHNLPGVEYLYEVMAPDQLEIPAYITEYDMTINGLRYYTPDQFSEVETSSRT
- the LOC127069608 gene encoding protein GDAP2 homolog isoform X2, coding for MRLMEPLRIAPDVVDISALKKWTDFPVQHRFTDYSNSIDEPSHHTISPFPCQPALNNKIALWTGDISILQVDAVVNSTNETMDENSIMCQRIFDRAGSALKMEIYNEVKECKTGEVRVTQGHGLPARFIIHTVGPFYNIKYQTAAQNTLHCCYRNVLQKSRELGLRSIALPVINSVRRNYPPDAGAHIALRTIRRFLEQYSDSLTCIILVLEPCDLGIYEIILPLYFPRNLAEQDNACWQLPIDIGGTDGEPLLPDRQIRIIDNPQHALHDDEETVELSTQLETSVNIGEHAFAQMQGDLDRQRLLGERSVTDPLADIMIKQMQQKERYERLLRRAKTEDLTEVSGIGCLYQSGVDRQGRPVVVFVGKWFPATKINLDKALLYVIQLLDPIVKGDYVIAYFHTLTTSSNYPSLQWLREVYNVLPYKYKKNLKQFYIIHPTFWTKMMTWWFTTFMAPAIKQKVHNLPGVEYLYEVMAPDQLEIPAYITEYDMTINGLRYYTPDQFSEVETSSRT